In one Novipirellula artificiosorum genomic region, the following are encoded:
- the dapA gene encoding 4-hydroxy-tetrahydrodipicolinate synthase has translation MSFDTTPRKGSDFAGLSVAIITPFADGEVDYGRLREQLEFQLDAGTRCIVPVGTTGESPTLSHDEHERVIIEVIQCVAGRAKVMAGTGSNSTAEALRLTQRAAAEGADATLQVAPYYNKPAQEGFYQHFKAVAEAVDIPVCVYNIPGRCGKEIEVETIQRLAEVPGITMVKEATGKLDQCSAIVGSTDLTVLCGDDSLTLPMMSVGAEGVISVVGNLVPSDMIALVEAASEGDLARAGRLHHQLFALCQNMLGLATNPIPVKAAMRLVGRDTGELRLPMTSLEEAAVAKLQQTLFAYGIASASGVSA, from the coding sequence ATGAGTTTTGACACGACCCCTCGTAAAGGTTCCGACTTTGCCGGTCTTTCCGTCGCGATCATCACTCCGTTTGCCGATGGCGAGGTGGATTACGGTCGGCTGCGAGAGCAGTTGGAGTTTCAGCTTGACGCGGGAACTCGGTGCATCGTTCCGGTCGGGACGACAGGCGAATCACCGACGCTGTCACACGACGAACATGAAAGAGTGATCATCGAGGTCATCCAGTGTGTCGCGGGGCGGGCGAAAGTCATGGCGGGGACCGGCAGCAACAGTACGGCCGAGGCCTTAAGGTTGACCCAGCGAGCGGCGGCCGAAGGTGCGGACGCCACGTTGCAAGTCGCCCCCTATTACAACAAGCCTGCGCAAGAAGGATTTTACCAGCACTTCAAAGCGGTTGCCGAAGCGGTCGATATTCCGGTATGCGTTTACAACATTCCAGGCCGCTGCGGCAAGGAAATCGAGGTCGAGACGATTCAGCGACTTGCGGAGGTTCCGGGCATCACGATGGTCAAGGAAGCAACGGGAAAACTGGACCAGTGCTCGGCCATCGTCGGTTCGACCGATCTAACCGTTCTCTGCGGCGATGATTCTTTAACGCTTCCGATGATGAGTGTCGGCGCCGAAGGGGTGATCTCGGTCGTTGGCAATTTGGTTCCAAGCGACATGATCGCTTTGGTCGAGGCTGCATCGGAGGGTGATCTCGCTCGCGCCGGTCGGCTGCATCACCAACTCTTTGCACTTTGCCAAAACATGCTGGGGTTGGCAACCAATCCGATTCCCGTCAAGGCGGCGATGCGATTGGTCGGCCGCGACACGGGGGAACTTCGTTTGCCGATGACATCCTTGGAAGAGGCTGCGGTTGCAAAGCTTCAGCAAACGCTCTTCGCCTATGGTATCGCCAGCGCGTCGGGTGTTTCGGCGTAG
- the tmk gene encoding dTMP kinase: protein MTEMEQQADASSAEPPAGVFLVIDGIDGAGKSTQVGRLADLVRLAGRTVLQSREPTDGPWGRKIRESAISGRMSPEQERHAFLQDRREHVLTRITPALRRGDVVIVDRYFYSTVAYQGLRGGDTEHLLEQMLAEFPIPDLTLFFDLPVPVALTRISENRGDTPNEFEAKEALTKIRSSFQQMASVCPEVCTIDCSGTADDVTRLIAKALLESQVFGKWPNESVVQGTLVALLAEAAA from the coding sequence ATGACTGAGATGGAGCAACAAGCGGATGCATCGTCGGCCGAACCGCCCGCCGGTGTCTTTTTGGTGATCGACGGCATCGATGGTGCCGGCAAATCGACTCAAGTCGGGCGGTTGGCCGACTTGGTCCGGCTCGCTGGTCGGACGGTCTTGCAATCGCGTGAGCCGACCGACGGTCCTTGGGGTCGAAAGATACGTGAGAGTGCAATTTCCGGACGGATGTCCCCCGAGCAGGAACGGCATGCCTTCCTTCAAGACCGTCGTGAGCATGTGCTCACGCGCATCACGCCAGCGCTGCGTCGCGGCGACGTCGTGATCGTCGACCGATACTTTTACTCGACGGTTGCCTACCAAGGGTTGCGCGGTGGTGACACCGAGCATTTGCTTGAGCAGATGTTGGCAGAGTTTCCAATCCCTGACCTGACGCTGTTTTTTGATTTGCCGGTTCCGGTCGCATTGACACGAATCTCGGAAAACCGAGGCGATACGCCAAACGAGTTTGAAGCGAAAGAGGCGTTGACGAAGATTCGCAGCAGCTTCCAGCAGATGGCCAGTGTGTGCCCGGAAGTTTGCACGATTGACTGCAGCGGAACCGCGGATGACGTCACTCGATTGATTGCCAAGGCCTTGCTCGAGAGCCAGGTCTTTGGGAAATGGCCGAATGAATCTGTCGTTCAAGGGACGCTGGTCGCACTGCTGGCCGAGGCTGCTGCTTGA
- a CDS encoding glycoside hydrolase family 127 protein: MRTRLVLSLTLFSAVFVGFLDASQPIHLQIEPVAAPQAMPFSLHDVRLLDGPFKQGQQVAAQYLLDLEADRLLANFRKEAGLSPKAEHYGGWESRGVSGHCGGHYLSGCSLAFAATGDPRFLERVNYFVRELAECQKANGDGYVSAIPEGRRAYEQVAEGNIRSAGFDLNGVWVPNYTMHKVFAGLRDAYRLAGNRQALEVEKQLADWFEKTHATLSEGQMQQIMVAEHGGLNETFADLYGDTGDRRYLALSRRFHHKDILDPLAHGIDILPGKHANTQIPKIIGVATRYELAGDNQDRAIADFFWDRVVNHHSYVTGGHCDHEHFGPPDQLNDRLSTMTTETCNVYNMLALTTHVFGWNPSVLVADFYERALLNHMRASQHPDGRVIYNLSLQPGHHKEYQSQFDGFTCCVGTGMENHVRYGEGIYYHDDQRLWVNLFIASELNWQDLGIKLRQETEWPEGDQSQLTISAKSPQRFELLLRRPNWAGDDFAVSVNGAKVGSDGDASGYVVIDRTWKGGDTVTVHFPMELHTESMPDNANRIAILHGPTLLAADLGPINDPESSKPMYVPALVTDGKAVAEWVKPTAAEKSEFRTAGVGRPRDVNLVPFHTLHDRRYTVYLDIFGEAQWAEKEQELRAEQARIQALSARTLDELRIGEMQPERDHQLVSENSRVGEHAGRKWRDARDGGWFEFEMQADGEVANELHCTYWGSDSGNRHFEILIDGEKVADQSLDQDAPNKFFDVTYPVPRSLTAGKSTVVVTFQAHPTAMAGGLFGCRMLRAEQ; this comes from the coding sequence ATGCGAACTCGCCTTGTTCTTTCCTTGACCCTCTTTTCCGCGGTCTTCGTGGGCTTCCTCGATGCCTCACAGCCGATCCACTTGCAAATCGAACCGGTCGCGGCTCCGCAAGCCATGCCGTTTTCGTTACACGATGTTCGCTTGTTGGACGGTCCTTTCAAGCAAGGACAACAGGTTGCTGCGCAGTACTTGCTCGATTTAGAAGCGGATCGATTGCTTGCAAATTTTCGTAAAGAGGCGGGGCTGTCACCCAAGGCGGAGCACTACGGTGGTTGGGAATCGCGGGGTGTGTCGGGGCATTGTGGTGGCCACTATCTGAGTGGTTGTTCGCTGGCCTTTGCGGCAACCGGTGATCCGCGTTTTTTAGAGCGAGTCAACTATTTTGTGCGAGAGCTCGCCGAATGCCAGAAAGCAAACGGGGATGGTTACGTTTCGGCGATTCCCGAAGGCCGCCGAGCTTACGAACAGGTCGCGGAGGGCAACATTCGATCTGCCGGATTCGACTTGAACGGTGTCTGGGTACCGAACTACACCATGCACAAGGTCTTCGCGGGACTGCGCGACGCATACCGATTGGCGGGAAACCGACAGGCGTTGGAAGTCGAGAAGCAGCTTGCGGATTGGTTTGAGAAAACCCATGCGACGTTAAGTGAAGGCCAGATGCAGCAGATCATGGTTGCGGAGCATGGTGGGTTGAACGAGACCTTTGCCGATTTGTACGGGGACACGGGCGATCGACGGTACCTTGCGCTGTCTCGGCGTTTTCATCACAAGGACATCCTTGATCCCTTGGCTCATGGGATCGATATTTTGCCCGGCAAGCACGCGAACACCCAAATACCAAAAATCATCGGTGTTGCGACGCGATACGAGTTGGCGGGCGACAATCAGGACCGGGCGATCGCCGATTTCTTTTGGGATCGTGTCGTCAACCACCACAGCTACGTGACCGGGGGGCATTGTGACCACGAGCACTTTGGTCCGCCTGATCAATTGAACGATCGGCTCAGCACGATGACGACCGAAACATGCAATGTCTACAACATGTTGGCGTTGACGACTCATGTGTTTGGGTGGAATCCTTCGGTGTTGGTCGCTGATTTCTATGAACGAGCGTTGCTGAACCACATGCGGGCGAGCCAGCACCCGGATGGACGGGTGATTTACAACCTTTCACTTCAACCCGGTCACCACAAAGAGTATCAATCGCAGTTTGATGGCTTCACCTGCTGTGTCGGCACGGGAATGGAAAACCATGTGAGGTATGGCGAAGGCATTTACTATCACGATGACCAGCGTCTTTGGGTGAATCTGTTCATTGCTTCGGAGCTGAATTGGCAGGATCTTGGAATCAAGCTGCGGCAAGAAACGGAGTGGCCCGAAGGCGACCAGAGTCAACTCACGATTTCAGCGAAGTCGCCGCAACGTTTTGAACTGCTGTTGCGGCGGCCAAATTGGGCGGGTGACGACTTCGCGGTGTCAGTCAATGGTGCCAAGGTCGGATCCGACGGGGATGCGAGTGGGTACGTCGTGATCGATCGAACGTGGAAGGGGGGCGACACCGTTACGGTCCACTTCCCGATGGAGCTTCATACCGAATCGATGCCGGACAACGCGAATCGAATTGCGATCTTGCATGGCCCGACGTTGCTGGCCGCCGACCTTGGCCCGATCAACGATCCCGAGTCATCCAAGCCGATGTACGTTCCCGCTCTGGTCACGGACGGGAAAGCGGTTGCGGAGTGGGTCAAGCCAACGGCGGCGGAAAAGTCGGAATTTCGAACCGCTGGCGTCGGCCGCCCTCGCGACGTCAACTTGGTGCCCTTTCATACACTTCACGATCGTCGTTATACGGTCTATTTGGACATCTTTGGCGAAGCACAATGGGCCGAGAAGGAACAGGAACTCCGTGCGGAACAGGCTCGAATTCAAGCACTCTCCGCTCGCACCCTCGACGAGCTTCGGATCGGTGAAATGCAGCCCGAGCGTGATCACCAACTGGTCAGTGAGAACAGCCGTGTGGGCGAGCATGCCGGACGCAAATGGCGCGATGCCCGTGACGGTGGTTGGTTCGAGTTTGAGATGCAGGCGGACGGCGAGGTGGCCAACGAATTGCACTGTACGTATTGGGGAAGCGATTCGGGGAACCGACATTTTGAGATCTTGATCGATGGCGAAAAAGTTGCCGACCAGTCGTTGGACCAAGACGCCCCGAACAAGTTCTTTGACGTAACCTATCCCGTTCCGCGATCCTTGACGGCAGGGAAATCGACGGTAGTGGTGACCTTCCAGGCTCACCCCACTGCAATGGCCGGTGGATTGTTTGGATGCCGAATGCTGAGAGCGGAACAATGA
- a CDS encoding universal stress protein, with protein MSGLHPKKTIVPIDFSDLSYGALEKALEIAGVENTVEVIHVLPPMLVMEPSDLYGSVSDSHRKESTIKRLKEKLSDEKYQKVRIRVAVGDAGHEIVACAKRESADLIVMPSHGYGFLKHVWLGSVAERVVRTAPCPVLVLRS; from the coding sequence ATGTCTGGACTGCATCCCAAGAAAACGATCGTTCCCATTGACTTCAGTGACTTGTCTTATGGAGCCCTGGAGAAAGCGTTGGAAATTGCGGGTGTCGAAAACACCGTGGAAGTGATTCATGTGTTGCCACCGATGCTGGTGATGGAACCGAGTGATCTTTACGGCAGCGTTTCCGATTCACATCGCAAGGAATCGACCATCAAACGCTTAAAGGAGAAGCTAAGCGACGAGAAGTACCAAAAGGTGCGAATCCGAGTGGCTGTGGGGGACGCGGGACATGAGATCGTCGCTTGCGCCAAACGCGAATCCGCTGATCTGATCGTCATGCCGTCGCACGGCTACGGGTTCCTCAAGCACGTTTGGCTTGGGTCGGTCGCCGAGCGAGTGGTTCGAACGGCTCCCTGTCCCGTGCTCGTGCTGCGGTCCTAG
- a CDS encoding class I SAM-dependent methyltransferase — translation MSKKKNRKNKPSMAELADKFDCYQKSVQTPEHEVEFFEQAFRDAYHRKPYTLREDFCGTFAICCEWAKSDSKRTAVGTDLCSETLAWGREHNLAKLDQAQQSRVKILEQDVRKRNRPQVDVLAAQNFSFWLFKTRPEVIDYFKIARSNLKAEGIMVMDMMGGGECYTEEHVDKRTIKKGRKGFRYDWEQASFNPITADASFYIHFKFKDGSKLKRAFEYHWRFWTLPEVREMLAEAGFSETHVYWEIEEEEDEEETHWERRESAGSDPSWICYIVAVK, via the coding sequence ATGAGCAAGAAAAAGAATCGCAAGAACAAGCCTTCGATGGCGGAGCTCGCCGACAAATTCGACTGTTACCAGAAATCGGTGCAAACGCCCGAGCATGAAGTTGAGTTTTTTGAGCAAGCGTTTCGAGACGCGTACCACCGGAAACCGTACACACTCCGCGAAGACTTCTGCGGCACCTTCGCGATCTGTTGCGAGTGGGCCAAGTCTGATTCCAAACGAACGGCCGTCGGCACCGACCTTTGTAGCGAAACGCTGGCGTGGGGCCGCGAGCACAACTTGGCGAAACTGGATCAAGCTCAGCAGTCCCGTGTCAAGATTCTTGAGCAAGACGTGCGTAAACGGAATCGCCCGCAAGTCGACGTGTTGGCGGCTCAAAATTTTTCGTTTTGGCTATTCAAAACACGCCCTGAAGTGATCGACTACTTCAAAATCGCCCGATCCAATCTGAAAGCCGAGGGGATCATGGTGATGGACATGATGGGAGGGGGCGAGTGCTACACCGAAGAGCACGTTGACAAGCGAACGATCAAGAAGGGACGCAAAGGCTTTCGCTATGACTGGGAACAAGCCTCCTTCAACCCAATCACGGCCGACGCCAGTTTCTACATTCACTTTAAGTTCAAGGATGGCAGCAAGCTGAAACGGGCGTTCGAGTACCATTGGCGTTTCTGGACCCTTCCCGAGGTCCGTGAAATGTTAGCCGAGGCGGGGTTTAGCGAAACCCATGTCTACTGGGAAATCGAAGAGGAGGAGGACGAGGAAGAAACCCATTGGGAACGCCGAGAAAGTGCTGGCAGCGACCCGAGTTGGATCTGTTACATCGTCGCCGTGAAGTAG
- a CDS encoding DUF4190 domain-containing protein yields the protein MNPYDDPLGAASENVRVAAQSSPNQPPVSSGLALTSMITALVSPVFLCLCGLSILPSLVAVVTGHFALSKIKASAGRMEGRGQALTGLIVGYPMLVLSIVVLFYMGGSFVDGWRRADRDRGAGNAFPSTFSTDEQRLREAELQVMSASGGDGATGNSPAAKKLALAYSEKFELMREALFTADRKRILSLSQGQFVVHCELHPDRCAFIVHVPTYRKFDDEAKDALAEIGWTIACGEAAKELQPGDSLAVGLRGTLLYGAIMTGKVPGSGREERFTIVEREALFAFFPASPRSPLDAKRDVDVMPNPTQQPGSFPTPILPSTMPPMPEIGNRPDLELGPAPLTPPGFPPMPELATPDLADLMPSPRPLPTPRAPSTGSSRSTPSKPKPVAESTDMAVDGIEIEPLCQFEDLGWTVKCLAFSPQGRFLAAGKLDRSILMFDLQNQTQLGDAKQVSEGQVESVAFSPDGKMLFAATSSGEAQMHTVDESGQVGDAKLLYRYARSADWVLPSPAAKFVLSGGDRGTLVWQTYGDSAGAERSLKASDRNLLAASLPTTGVEAMATDGRSLVFFDLRTAKQTKTISLDRGGTQAAAFSDDAKWLAVSSGREITIFDTATGQPRNSLAKETKETQWAVRFHPNGRWLISGGRGKAYLWDITTSEHLATIDLGNVLYIQSLAFSDDGRVLAAIPNAAGQTLRVFRIGGSRR from the coding sequence TTGAACCCTTACGATGATCCGTTGGGTGCCGCTTCGGAAAACGTTCGAGTCGCTGCGCAGTCCTCGCCAAACCAACCGCCGGTCTCATCGGGTTTGGCACTGACCAGCATGATCACGGCGTTGGTTTCACCGGTCTTCTTGTGCCTTTGCGGATTGTCGATCCTGCCTTCGTTGGTCGCAGTCGTGACGGGGCACTTCGCGTTGTCCAAAATCAAGGCGTCCGCGGGCCGCATGGAAGGGCGTGGCCAAGCCCTAACGGGCTTGATCGTCGGCTATCCGATGCTCGTGTTGTCGATCGTAGTGCTTTTCTACATGGGAGGGTCGTTCGTCGACGGATGGCGGAGGGCCGATCGTGACCGAGGGGCGGGCAACGCATTCCCCAGCACTTTCTCGACCGATGAGCAGCGTTTGCGAGAAGCGGAACTGCAAGTCATGAGCGCCAGTGGCGGTGACGGAGCGACCGGGAACAGCCCCGCAGCGAAAAAATTGGCGCTCGCCTATTCTGAAAAATTCGAGTTGATGCGTGAGGCATTGTTTACCGCTGATCGCAAGCGGATCCTGAGTCTGTCTCAGGGGCAATTTGTTGTTCACTGCGAACTGCATCCGGATCGATGTGCGTTCATCGTCCATGTACCGACGTACCGGAAATTCGACGACGAGGCAAAGGACGCATTGGCCGAGATCGGATGGACGATCGCTTGCGGAGAGGCTGCGAAGGAACTGCAACCGGGGGACTCGTTGGCAGTTGGATTGCGTGGAACGCTGCTCTACGGTGCGATCATGACCGGCAAGGTCCCCGGATCAGGCAGGGAGGAGCGTTTCACCATCGTGGAGCGTGAAGCGTTGTTCGCGTTTTTCCCAGCATCCCCGCGGTCGCCATTGGATGCAAAGCGTGACGTTGACGTCATGCCGAATCCAACGCAACAACCTGGATCGTTTCCCACGCCCATTTTACCCTCAACGATGCCCCCGATGCCAGAAATCGGCAACAGGCCTGACTTGGAGCTCGGGCCCGCCCCGCTCACGCCACCGGGATTTCCGCCAATGCCGGAGCTTGCCACACCCGATCTCGCGGACCTGATGCCGTCCCCACGGCCCCTTCCAACACCCCGCGCACCGTCAACGGGGTCAAGTCGTTCGACGCCGAGCAAACCGAAGCCAGTGGCTGAATCGACCGACATGGCCGTTGACGGCATTGAGATTGAACCGTTGTGCCAATTCGAGGATCTTGGCTGGACTGTAAAATGCTTGGCATTCTCACCACAGGGTCGCTTCCTGGCCGCCGGCAAACTGGATCGCTCGATCTTGATGTTTGATCTGCAGAACCAAACGCAACTCGGTGATGCGAAGCAGGTCAGTGAGGGCCAAGTCGAGTCGGTTGCCTTCTCGCCCGATGGAAAAATGCTGTTCGCTGCGACCAGCAGCGGCGAGGCTCAGATGCATACGGTTGACGAATCCGGACAAGTCGGTGATGCGAAGTTGCTGTATCGATACGCTCGATCTGCCGATTGGGTCTTACCGAGTCCTGCTGCAAAGTTTGTCCTCAGCGGCGGTGACCGTGGGACATTGGTGTGGCAAACCTATGGCGATTCCGCCGGCGCCGAGCGTTCGCTCAAGGCGTCCGATCGCAATCTACTCGCAGCTTCGTTGCCAACAACCGGAGTCGAGGCAATGGCGACCGATGGACGGTCGCTGGTCTTTTTTGACTTGCGTACTGCCAAGCAGACAAAGACGATCTCATTGGACCGAGGGGGTACGCAAGCGGCCGCGTTTTCGGACGACGCGAAATGGTTGGCCGTCAGCAGCGGAAGGGAGATCACGATCTTCGATACAGCCACGGGACAACCCCGCAATTCGCTGGCGAAGGAAACAAAGGAAACGCAGTGGGCGGTGCGGTTTCACCCCAATGGGCGGTGGTTGATCTCGGGTGGACGCGGCAAAGCCTATCTGTGGGACATCACAACGAGTGAGCACTTAGCGACGATTGATCTTGGCAACGTGCTGTACATCCAATCGCTGGCGTTTTCCGACGATGGTCGGGTGTTGGCCGCAATCCCGAATGCAGCAGGTCAAACGTTGCGGGTCTTCCGTATCGGCGGAAGCCGTAGGTAG